A genome region from Alistipes dispar includes the following:
- a CDS encoding very short patch repair endonuclease, which produces MDHCSKQKRSEIMSRVGQKNTKQELSVRKFLFSQDFRYRINVKKLPGSPDIVLPKYRAAIFVHGCFWHGHSCRAGHRPQSNTDYWLPKIAANIERNSRKTAELKELGWRVFIIWQCEISSAVKRDARLTLLVRDILSAPTR; this is translated from the coding sequence ATGGACCATTGTAGCAAGCAGAAACGATCCGAGATCATGTCGCGAGTCGGGCAAAAGAATACGAAACAGGAATTGTCGGTGCGTAAATTTCTGTTTTCTCAAGACTTCAGATACAGAATCAACGTAAAGAAATTACCCGGTTCGCCGGATATCGTTTTACCTAAATATCGAGCGGCGATATTCGTTCACGGCTGTTTTTGGCACGGGCATTCGTGCAGAGCCGGACACCGACCGCAAAGCAATACGGATTACTGGTTGCCGAAAATCGCGGCTAATATAGAGCGCAACTCTCGAAAAACCGCCGAACTGAAAGAACTCGGATGGCGAGTCTTCATAATTTGGCAATGCGAAATATCCTCTGCCGTCAAAAGAGATGCGCGTTTGACTCTTCTCGTGCGAGACATCTTGTCTGCACCGACTCGATAA